In Phaeobacter inhibens DSM 16374, the following proteins share a genomic window:
- the fnrL gene encoding transcriptional regulator FnrL — protein MNAPTIQNVNCGDCPIRHRAVCARCDADELEVLDSIKYYRTYDAGQPITWSGDRMDFVGSVVSGIATLTQTMEDGRTQMVGLLLPSDFVGRPGRDTAAYNVVATSTVVMCCFRKKPFEEMMAKTPHVAHRLLEMTLDELDAAREWMLVLGRKTAREKIASLLSILARRDASLQLHKDSNRRVFDLPLTREAMADYLGLTLETVSRQVSALRKDGVIELEGKRHVTVPDMGRLMEEAGDDSDGGCLI, from the coding sequence ATGAACGCTCCTACCATTCAGAACGTCAATTGCGGCGATTGCCCTATTCGTCATCGTGCCGTTTGTGCGCGCTGTGATGCGGACGAATTGGAGGTGCTGGATTCTATCAAGTACTACCGCACCTATGACGCCGGCCAACCCATCACCTGGTCCGGCGACCGGATGGATTTTGTCGGCTCCGTCGTTTCGGGGATCGCAACCCTGACGCAGACCATGGAGGACGGGCGGACCCAGATGGTCGGTCTGCTGCTGCCCAGCGATTTTGTTGGCCGACCCGGGCGCGATACGGCTGCCTATAATGTGGTGGCAACCTCAACCGTGGTCATGTGCTGTTTTCGCAAGAAACCATTTGAGGAGATGATGGCCAAAACTCCGCATGTTGCGCATCGTCTGCTTGAGATGACATTGGATGAGCTGGACGCTGCCCGGGAATGGATGCTGGTTCTGGGACGTAAAACAGCGCGCGAGAAGATTGCAAGCTTGTTGTCCATCCTGGCGCGGCGTGATGCTTCCTTACAGCTCCACAAGGATAGCAACCGACGCGTTTTTGATCTGCCACTAACCCGCGAGGCCATGGCAGACTATCTGGGGCTGACGCTGGAAACAGTCAGTCGACAGGTCTCCGCCTTGCGTAAGGACGGTGTGATCGAACTGGAGGGCAAGCGCCATGTGACCGTGCCTGACATGGGGCGCCTTATGGAGGAGGCAGGAGATGACAGCGACGGCGGTTGCCTGATCTGA
- a CDS encoding universal stress protein codes for MSYKTLLTVLTTPANTETQLEQSISLARLADGHVDALCLGVDRTQTGYYYAGANAMVLQETLARAKEEVNAIEATATKRLAQSAVGFNVETGVAQMADIGRHVARLARFCDLVVLGQPYGKDRPAEAEAIVEAALFEGRAPVLVVPDDAPLPAQPKTVLVAWNESIEAMTAIRKALPMLQAADVVRVVVIDPPQHGPERSDPGGLLCQMLSRHGVKCEIDVLSKTMTRVSDVLNRHAVDTAADLIVMGAYGHSRFREAILGGATRNMLEKAKVPVMMAH; via the coding sequence ATGTCCTACAAGACACTGCTGACTGTCCTGACCACCCCCGCAAACACCGAAACGCAGCTGGAGCAGTCGATCTCGCTGGCCCGGCTGGCCGATGGCCATGTCGACGCGCTCTGCCTCGGTGTAGATCGCACGCAGACGGGGTATTATTATGCGGGTGCCAACGCGATGGTGCTGCAGGAAACCCTCGCCCGCGCCAAAGAAGAGGTTAACGCTATCGAAGCAACAGCGACGAAGCGGTTGGCGCAATCCGCGGTCGGCTTCAACGTTGAGACAGGCGTCGCACAGATGGCTGATATCGGACGCCACGTTGCGCGGTTGGCGCGGTTTTGTGATCTTGTGGTGCTGGGACAACCCTATGGCAAGGATCGCCCCGCCGAGGCTGAGGCCATCGTCGAAGCTGCCCTCTTTGAAGGCCGTGCGCCTGTGCTTGTGGTGCCGGATGATGCGCCTCTGCCAGCGCAGCCAAAAACCGTATTGGTCGCCTGGAACGAAAGCATCGAAGCAATGACCGCCATTCGCAAGGCGCTGCCAATGCTACAGGCAGCGGATGTGGTCCGCGTCGTTGTCATCGACCCGCCGCAGCACGGGCCGGAACGCTCAGATCCAGGCGGGCTGCTGTGTCAGATGCTGTCGCGCCATGGGGTCAAATGCGAGATTGATGTGCTCAGCAAGACGATGACACGTGTCTCAGATGTGCTGAACCGGCATGCGGTCGATACAGCTGCAGATCTGATCGTGATGGGGGCCTACGGGCATTCCCGTTTCCGCGAGGCGATCCTGGGCGGCGCAACCCGCAACATGCTGGAGAAGGCAAAAGTGCCGGTTATGATGGCCCATTAA